The segment ACATGTATTTCAAGTGTGGAAGTTTGGTGGATGCTCGAAAAGTCTTTGAACATCTGAAAGAACGAGACAGCGTGTCATGGAATACGATTATTGCAGCGTATGGAAGACATGGGTGTCCTCACGAGGCAGTCACTCTGTTTCATCACATGCAACAAACAGGTCTCCAACCCGATCAGTTCACATTTGCCAGTGTATTCCCAgcatgtgccaaaatgggagctttggaacagggcatggccatccatcaaagcataaaggacagaggaattttgtcagatgttgtagttgcaagtgccctggtagacatgtatgcaaaatgcggaagcatagacaaggcacgtgagttgtttgacagaatgcctcaaagaaatgtgttctcgtggactgcaatggttgcaggatatgcacaaaatggatgtgctgaaaaagctttagaaactttcaagcagatgcaattagcaggtgtaaagccaaattccacaacttttgccagcgtcctccctgcctgtgccaaaatgggggCTTTGGAACAGGGTACAGACATCCATCAAtccataaaggatagaggaattttgtcagatgttgtagtcacAACAGCCctcgtagacatgtatgcaaaatgtggaagcatagacaaggcccgtgaactgtttgacagaatgcctcaaagaaatgtggtctcatggacggcaatgatagctggatatgcacaaaatggatttgttgagaaggctttagaaactttcaaggaaatgcgattggcaggtgtaaagccaaattccacaacctttgtcaGCATCCTACCCGCTTATGCCAAAATGGAAGCTTTAGAACAGGGTGtagatatccatcaaagcataaaggatataggaattttgtcagatgttgtcgttgcaactgctctggtagacatgtatgcaaaatgtggaagcatagacagggcacgtgaactgtttgatagaatgcctcaaagaaatgtggtatcatggaatgctatgattgcaggatatgtacaaaatggattagttgaaaaggctttagaaacttttaagAAAATGCAATTGACATGTGTAGAGTCAAATTCTACCACCTTTACCatcatcctccctgcctgtgccaaaatgggagctttggaacagggtatggacatccatcaaagcataatggaagggGACTTTTTGTCAGATATTACAActggaaatgctctggtagacatgtatgcaaaatgtggaatcatagacaaggcatgtgaactgtttgatagaatgcctcaaagagatgtcatttcatggaatgtaATGATTGCAGGGTATGTACAAAATCGAATGGTTGAAAAGGCTATAGAAACATTCGggcaaatgcaattagcaggtttaaaaccaaattccacaacctttgtcagcatcctccctgcctgtgccaaaatgggagctttcgaacagggaatggacatccatcaaagaataattgaaGGGGGATTTATGTCAGATGTTATGGTTGcaaatgctctgatagacatgtatgcaaaatgtggaagtatagacaaagCACGTGAACAGTTTGATAGAAtgcttcaaagagatgtcatctcatggaatgcaatcatttcaggatatgcacaaaatggatttgttgataaagctttagaaattttcaagcaaatgcaatttacAGGTGTAAAGCCAGACTCCACAACCTTTGTCaccatcctccctgcctgtgccaaaatgggaactTTAGAACAGGGTATAGACAtccatgaaaacataatagaaggGGAGTTTTTGTCAGATATTGTAGTTGgtaatgctctggtagacatgtatgcaaaatgtgggagcatagacaaggcacgtgaactatttgacagaatgccccaaagagatgtcatctcatggactgcaatgattgcaggatatgcacaaaatggattttgcaaggatgctctcaaaatctttgaattaatgaagcactccGGAACATGCCCTGACATTGTAAGCTTTACTTGTGTTCTATATGCATGTAGCCATGTAGGTTTAGTGGATGAGGGCTGTACATACTTCAATCACATGAGTAACCTTTATTGTATCACACCTACAGCTGATCATTATGTGTGCATGGTTGACCTTCTTTCCCGTGCTGGCTACCTAGAGGACACCCTAAACTTTATCATTAAGATGCCAGTTAAACCTGTGGCGGTTGTGTGGATGTGCTTTCTTGGTGCCTGTAGATCACATATGAATATAGGCTTAGGAGTATTTACATCGACACTGCTTTTTGATCTGGATCCTAAAAATGCAGCGACTTATGTACTTCTCTCAAACATCTATGCAGAAGTGGGCATGTGGGGTGAGGTGCAAAtggtaaggagattgatgaaaGATAGAGGAATTCAGAAGACCCCTGGATGTAGTTGGATAGAAGACCATAAAATGGTACATGCTTTTTGTGTAGGAGATAGATCACATCCACAGACACAGGAGATCTATGCAAAGTTGGAGGAATTGGCTTGGGAGATGAAGGCAGCAGGGTATTCTCCAGATTCAAAACATCTACCTAATGatgtggaagaggaagaaaaggaatcaTTTCTCTGCCACCATAGTGAAAAGTTGGCAATAGCATTTGGTTTGTTAAACACACCCCCTGGAGCAACTGTTAGAGTTGTTAAGAACCTTCGAGTATGTGCTGATTGCCATACTGCAACAAAATTTATCTCCAAGATTGTTGCAAGAGAAATTGTGGTGAGAGATGCAAACCGTTTCCATCATTTTAAAAATGGACAATGTTCATGCAGAGATTATTGGTGATGCTTTATAGAAGCAATCTGAAAAATAGGCTTGCACTATAACAATGTGCACTGCGTCAGACTTGCAATAATAATGAAGGGACAAGGTTTTATTTAAAGACTAGAaagtttttgtttctattttgagTGTTTAGCAATCCAGATCATGTTGTTGGCTTCCTAAAATTATATGGATAGTGTAATGTAGGTCACTGCTTATATACACTGTGGGGGTATTTGTCAAAGACCTGTATTATGGTAAGGTGGATGTTTCATTGAATTGTTTTCCTGAAACCTGCATGTGTATGAAATTAGAAGCTGGAGGATTAGGAGAATGAGAAAGAAAACAGGACGAGGAACTAAGTAAAAGAAAGATGCTTGACCAATAGAAAATGCAAGAGGATCTTGTGTTGCTTCGCAACCCTTTGCTTAGTGAGATAGCTAATAGATTTGTGAATTCACagatatttttaatttgatttaatctcaatattctttctttttaaaataaaaatcctgTCATACACTTGTTTCTTGAGTGAGATGGGAGGTCCTATATGACAAGTCACCATTCCAAACAATATATATTTTCTAAAATACCAAACATACACGCTATACAATAGTTAAGGACCTTGAACAAACGAAGATCCTCAACCTGAACCATGAGTAGCCATAAATCCATATGCCTTAGGCAATTATGGAGTATCCACACAAGCACATAACCCTCAATAATGCATAGATATCCATAAGGAAGAACTTATAGAGTCATGCTTTCTTTTAGGGGGCTAGAGTTGACCAGTCATAGACAAGTTTACACATTTTATTTGTATCCAAAGTGCCTTCGAGGAATAGAGCCTTCGAGGAATAGAGAGATCTTAAGCCAAATCAACTTATAACATACAAGAGTAAACTACCATAGTTCAAAGAACATACATTCTAAATGCATAGCAACATCACCATGCCTACTTTACAGGAGGGACTAATCAACACTTTATAATATAAACTCCTTTGCTACTCATACAAATTCTGTAATTACTAGTGCTATGAAAAGAATGGCATGCTTGCATCATTTGGCAAAGCATATGATTAGACAAAAAAGCATTGATGTTATACACATTAATAATGAAAAAAACCTAGAGGGATGCCATGTACTGACTTTGAAGCTTTGAAGCCCGACCATTTTAACATACATATTCAATATGGATACAAAATATTGAGTGGAATTAATGAATATGCCAAAGTCATAAATCCTAAATAGTAATGAAAGAAAACAATTATAGTGTTTTTTACAATGTATCAACAATGCATTAGACTAAAATTCCATGAAGTTCATTGACTTTAGGGTTTTGCCCTATTACTTTAGAAGGAAGCTCCCTATCATTTTTCTCATAAACAAAATCATAAACTTGCCTCCATACAAAATTGGTCATATTATTCCTATTTTTTAAGAAATTCTATAGAGAACTTAGATATCTATAACATAAGTTACAATAGGAATATCTTTGCTAAGTTTGTAATCTCCCTATTTAGAAGGAAAATTCTAGCTAGAGGTATAGTTGTGTTAAACCCTAATTTGGACCTCCACCTAGCTCCCAATACTCGAAATATATGTGGAAACCATTTGAGGCCATGACAAtgttgcacaaaagagaaaaaaaaaacttatattATATCACTCCTACAACTTACTCAATAGGATATAGTCACATATATATCCCATTTACCATAACCGACTACGTAAGTTGGGGTCATTCATGAAAGGACTCAAACACAAGGACTCTAAGTcataaaaacttaaaagaaaagTTCATAGTAGGAGGCATGATTTTAGGAAACAAAACAACCTCCTAAGGAATCATATCTATGTGtgtccttaaaaaaaaaattccctcTTTCCTAAAAAGGTTATAATATCTTGCATCATGGGAAACATGATTTTAGGAACCAAAGTGTTTCCCAATAGCCTCTTGTTAATAAATTTCAGCACCAAGACTCTAATGAAACCCTTTTTCCAATACGAGGGAGAGAAACCAAAGTGAAGTCGAAACAACAAAAATGAAAACCATCATAATAAAAAATATCCTTCTCATCCTTAAGAATGTTCCAACATCAATGCTAATGTATTCTTATAAGGACAAATATATACCTCTACCATAGAGCTCACTTGCTAACATAGCTTGGGCCAACCAATTTGGTCAATATAGTTTTAAATTCAAATCCATGGATAACAAAGAAAGTAAGTTTTAGATAAGTAATATGCAATCAAACTTAAGAACAATATATTAGGACCCCAAGCCTATAAATTGCCAAGGCAACAATATATGACATCTACAAGAAACGTACAAGCCCAAGATAACATGACCCCTAGGAGATTTTCTTAATAAACCAATGGCACGACATATAAATTTGTAGGGTACTAATATACACCCCTATATTAATCTCTACCTCTCAAATTTATGGTTTTGATGCCCCTTGCATACACTAGGATAATTAAAATATCTCCTCATTAACCAAGCATCCTGTATACCTATTTTTTGCTACATTTTTGTATCCCTTTATTATTTCTATCATATCAACCATGGGAATTCCCCAAACCTACATCTAACTCAAAATTAGGTTCAATTATCATCCCATACATTATATCTTTACAAGGAAAACCTTGAGGAGCTATGAAAAGAATGTCATTTTATAGAAAGATTTAGTTTAAAATCACTTAAACATCCCAACCCCCAAACCCTTTCCAAACTAACTATCATAGTGTATCCCCCTAATGTAGATATCTTAATTACAATATACATATTAATCTAAATTATAATTGAAGAATTTTAGAAATATTGGTGATTCTTTGGAGTAGGGTTGTGATATTACCAAAGGGTATCCAATAACTAGATACCAAACCTAAACAACCTTATTGTGactattttttcatttttcaattgcATTTTAGTTGTGATTAAGTAGACACGGTGTGATTATGAAGCTCTAACACAATACAAGACTATATGGTGTAGAAAACGGTAGCTTCATGACCTTGCCAAGACTAGCAAAGTGAATGGCATTTCCTCTTATTGACTTGTACAAAGTGATTTATAGAGGATTTTGAATTTCATTTATAAAATCCCTCCCCCTCTTTTGTGCATACGTCCCTACCCAGTTAGCTACTTGTatcacattaattaaataatctcctTTCACCCTAATACGAAAGCAATATATTGGGTCACATTTTAGTTATATAGAAAACCTTAATATGAATTATTGTGATAAAGTATCGTTTTAGAGGTGAATCACTTGGGCCATGACCATAAATAGTACCACTAAACCAACAAAAACTACATGATGTAATGATAAACTAATCAAATAATGATAATAGAATCAACACAAGAAATACCACAAAACGCTTCTACCATTGTAAACCCCACTATCTTGCACTTTGATAGGTAATTTATATATACTTTTAAATTTGTTTCTACACTCTTAACCAAGTGTTAAAAATGTTTGCACTACATGAACGTTAGATAAATAAATCAATAGTATCTATTGAGAGCACCAAAACAAGAACCAACACATGAATCTGAAGCAATTAACATTACCAATATTGGATGATCAAGATAAATCATAAATATAATACATTATATATTTATAGTTTTAAATCTAATGCATTTATCTAAACC is part of the Cryptomeria japonica chromosome 10, Sugi_1.0, whole genome shotgun sequence genome and harbors:
- the LOC131048005 gene encoding pentatricopeptide repeat-containing protein At3g24000, mitochondrial-like gives rise to the protein MSTFIAHRQFANATRSTFQTFHNKLIDMYFKCGSLVDARKVFEHLKERDSVSWNTIIAAYGRHGCPHEAVTLFHHMQQTGLQPDQFTFASVFPACAKMGALEQGMAIHQSIKDRGILSDVVVASALVDMYAKCGSIDKARELFDRMPQRNVFSWTAMVAGYAQNGCAEKALETFKQMQLAGVKPNSTTFASVLPACAKMGALEQGTDIHQSIKDRGILSDVVVTTALVDMYAKCGSIDKARELFDRMPQRNVVSWTAMIAGYAQNGFVEKALETFKEMRLAGVKPNSTTFVSILPAYAKMEALEQGVDIHQSIKDIGILSDVVVATALVDMYAKCGSIDRARELFDRMPQRNVVSWNAMIAGYVQNGLVEKALETFKKMQLTCVESNSTTFTIILPACAKMGALEQGMDIHQSIMEGDFLSDITTGNALVDMYAKCGIIDKACELFDRMPQRDVISWNVMIAGYVQNRMVEKAIETFGQMQLAGLKPNSTTFVSILPACAKMGAFEQGMDIHQRIIEGGFMSDVMVANALIDMYAKCGSIDKAREQFDRMLQRDVISWNAIISGYAQNGFVDKALEIFKQMQFTGVKPDSTTFVTILPACAKMGTLEQGIDIHENIIEGEFLSDIVVGNALVDMYAKCGSIDKARELFDRMPQRDVISWTAMIAGYAQNGFCKDALKIFELMKHSGTCPDIVSFTCVLYACSHVGLVDEGCTYFNHMSNLYCITPTADHYVCMVDLLSRAGYLEDTLNFIIKMPVKPVAVVWMCFLGACRSHMNIGLGVFTSTLLFDLDPKNAATYVLLSNIYAEVGMWGEVQMVRRLMKDRGIQKTPGCSWIEDHKMVHAFCVGDRSHPQTQEIYAKLEELAWEMKAAGYSPDSKHLPNDVEEEEKESFLCHHSEKLAIAFGLLNTPPGATVRVVKNLRVCADCHTATKFISKIVAREIVVRDANRFHHFKNGQCSCRDYW